A genomic region of Candidatus Deferrimicrobiaceae bacterium contains the following coding sequences:
- the yajC gene encoding preprotein translocase subunit YajC → MFFTGLAHAMGGKGEGGFGGLTGIVPLLLMFVVFYFILIRPQQKQARKHQDFVKNLKTGDRVVTSGGLHGIVTGMTDTTITLEIAEKVRVKVTRSAIGGSSQEAAAPETKTG, encoded by the coding sequence ATGTTTTTCACAGGTCTTGCGCATGCCATGGGCGGGAAAGGCGAGGGAGGGTTCGGCGGGCTCACGGGCATCGTCCCTCTTCTGCTCATGTTCGTGGTCTTCTATTTCATTCTCATCCGGCCCCAGCAGAAGCAGGCGAGGAAGCATCAGGATTTCGTCAAGAACCTCAAGACGGGGGACCGGGTGGTCACCTCCGGCGGTCTGCACGGCATCGTCACGGGGATGACGGATACGACGATAACGCTCGAGATCGCGGAAAAGGTCAGGGTCAAGGTGACGCGCAGCGCCATCGGAGGATCGAGCCAGGAGGCGGCCGCCCCCGAGACGAAGACCGGATGA